Proteins encoded within one genomic window of Theobroma cacao cultivar B97-61/B2 chromosome 7, Criollo_cocoa_genome_V2, whole genome shotgun sequence:
- the LOC108662687 gene encoding probable LRR receptor-like serine/threonine-protein kinase At3g47570, with protein MGNIGFLFPLVVVVAVVRNCVATLSAESPNTTTDRLALLGLKPHVTHDPQNLLATNWTSVTSVCNWIGVTCGSDHQKVIALDLTNMSLRGTIPPHLGNLSFLCHLNIRFNHFHGSLPMELANLSSLKYINFGHNNFQGKIPSWFDSFTQLQSLFLCENNFFGVIPCSLGSLSNLEVLILYNNDLKGQIPIAIENLSNLKWLYLDNNQFSGQLPAALFKCRELEILSLSNNALEGIVSQEVRNLTRLSELYLNTNNLRSMLSVGLP; from the exons ATGGGAAACATTGGCTTCCTCTTCCCTCTTGTGGTAGTTGTGGCGGTGGTGCGTAACTGTGTGGCTACTTTGTCAGCGGAATCACCCAACACCACCACTGACCGATTGGCTCTTCTTGGACTAAAACCTCATGTCACTCACGACCCTCAAAACCTATTAGCGACCAACTGGACAAGTGTTACCTCTGTTTGCAACTGGATTGGTGTCACTTGCGGATCTGATCATCAAAAAGTCATTGCTCTTGATCTTACTAATATGAGTCTTAGAGGCACCATCCCACCTCACTTGGgaaatttatcttttctttgtcATCTTAACATCCGATTTAATCATTTTCATGGCTCATTGCCCATGGAGTTGGCTAATCTCTCTtcattgaaatatataaactttGGTCACAACAACTTCCAAGGGAAAATCCCATCATGGTTTGATTCCTTCACTCAACTTCAAAGCTTGTTTCTATGCGAAAACAACTTCTTTGGTGTTATCCCGTGTTCTTTGGGCTCTTTGTCAAACCTTGAGGTGTTGATCTTGTATAACAATGATCTGAAGGGGCAAATTCCTATAGCAATAGAAAATCTTTCCAACTTGAAATGGTTGTATTTGGACAATAATCAATTTTCAG GTCAACTTCCAGCAGCGCTATTCAAGTGCCGAGAGTTagaaattttatctttatctaACAATGCTTTGGAGGGAATTGTGTCTCAAGAAGTCAGGAATTTGACTAGATTAAGTGAGTTGTACCTCAATACTAACAACCTAAGAAGTATGCTTAGTGTGGGCCTTCcttga